A single genomic interval of Nostoc commune NIES-4072 harbors:
- a CDS encoding Uma2 family endonuclease, which yields MQTQTPKKSYSPEEYLQLEETSECKNEYRDGEIIPMAGGTTNHNEIAGNFYGNFKFTMRGKNYKIYMGDVKLWIQRYRIYTYPDVMVIQGEPIYEGTGTTTVTNPIMIVEVLSKSTENHDRTNKFRFYRSIATLKEYIMINQYEYLVEQFNKNAEGQWVLTEYESVDAVLSLKSIGFQISFNDIYQGVNFEIEE from the coding sequence ATGCAAACACAAACACCGAAAAAATCCTATAGTCCAGAGGAATATTTACAACTAGAGGAGACATCAGAATGCAAAAATGAATATAGAGACGGGGAAATAATTCCTATGGCTGGTGGTACAACTAATCACAATGAAATTGCAGGTAATTTTTACGGCAATTTTAAATTTACAATGCGGGGTAAAAATTACAAAATTTACATGGGCGATGTCAAATTGTGGATACAACGTTATCGTATCTACACTTATCCTGATGTCATGGTTATTCAGGGAGAACCAATATATGAGGGAACTGGCACTACTACAGTCACCAATCCCATAATGATTGTGGAAGTATTATCTAAATCGACAGAGAATCACGATCGAACTAATAAATTTAGATTTTATCGTTCTATTGCGACACTCAAAGAATATATTATGATTAATCAATATGAATATCTTGTTGAGCAGTTTAATAAAAATGCTGAAGGGCAATGGGTATTAACTGAATACGAATCAGTAGATGCTGTATTATCACTAAAATCAATAGGTTTTCAAATTTCCTTCAACGATATTTATCAAGGAGTTAATTTTGAAATAGAAGAATAA